The following coding sequences lie in one Apostichopus japonicus isolate 1M-3 chromosome 13, ASM3797524v1, whole genome shotgun sequence genomic window:
- the LOC139978702 gene encoding heparan sulfate 2-O-sulfotransferase 1-like, with protein sequence MKGLQPNDLCRSFKLILAFGSICTLCVYLRLKNTSDEVSDQQRRMLKPHHREESPTKSTNTGNILHENTTNGVLTFQNKTKGKLDAINVHSPPEDEIHPMLARGEAQPEIVTNYRDKLTADTRFNKSQLSSLSARNPVLVFSVPPKCGSRTLLLVAMSLTKAGNNDSFREITTLVDFKIVEKGSIQQKFNYINSAIAQADTPAFLYTHAYYIPYEKELGMDLNHEIDKTVIRISIIRDPFERKVSHYYYSRFRDSEPETKEELVWRNSLKTINTESYDECVRRGRPECVAELFQVRLITQFCGYEKGCKKANRVSLERAKENVKNHFLIVGIMEEYEEFIKLLEKMLPELFKGSIEQYKQVMKSERESSMKTTNKIKPENSTIDKVKHLMRYDYEFYNFIKERFQEQKKKYL encoded by the coding sequence ATGAAAGGTCTACAACCGAACGATCTATGTAGAAGTTTCAAGCTGATTCTTGCATTTGGATCTATTTGTACACTTTGTGTTTATCTTAGACTTAAAAACACTTCCGATGAAGTTTCGGATCAGCAGAGGCGAATGTTGAAACCACATCATCGCGAGGAAAGTCCTACAAAAAGTACTAACACAGGGAATATACtacatgaaaatacaacgaATGGTGTACTAACTTTTCAGAACAAGACCAAGGGGAAACTTGATGCCATTAATGTACATTCTCCCCCGGAGGATGAAATTCATCCGATGCTTGCTAGAGGAGAAGCCCAACCAGAAATAGTCACAAATTATAGAGACAAGCTAACGGCAGACACGAGATTTAACAAGTCACAACTTTCAAGCCTTTCAGCTCGTAACCCTGTACTTGTATTCAGTGTACCGCCAAAGTGTGGAAGCAGAACTTTGTTACTGGTTGCCATGTCGCTAACTAAAGCTGGAAATAATGACAGTTTCCGTGAGATAACCACACTAGTGGATTTTAAAATTGTCGAGAAAGGAAGTATTCAACAGAAATTTAATTATATCAATAGTGCAATAGCCCAAGCCGATACACCAGCATTTCTGTATACCCACGCTTATTATATACCATATGAAAAGGAATTAGGCATGGACCTGAACCACGAGATAGATAAAACAGTCATACGTATTAGCATTATTCGTGATCCATTTGAACGGAAAGTCTCCCACTATTACTACTCTCGGTTCCGCGACTCGGAGCCGGAGACGAAAGAGGAACTCGTGTGGCGTAATTCATTGAAGACAATTAACACGGAGTCGTATGATGAATGCGTTCGTCGGGGACGACCTGAGTGCGTCGCAGAATTGTTTCAAGTTCGCTTGATTACTCAGTTTTGCGGTTATGAAAAGGGTTGTAAGAAAGCTAATAGAGTCTCTTTAGAGAGAGCGAAGGAGAACGTGAAAAATCATTTCTTAATCGTTGGAATAATGGAAGAATATGAAGAATTTATCAAGTTGTTGGAGAAAATGTTACCGGAGTTATTCAAAGGTTCGATCGAACAATATAAACAAGTTATGAAAAGTGAGAGGGAGTCGAGTATGAAGACGACTAATAAAATTAAACCAGAAAATTCAACCATCGATAAAGTCAAACATTTGATGAgatatgattatgaattttataattttattaaagaaagatttcaggaacaaaagaaaaagtattTATGA